The segment ggtcaacctcctcctggcccaggctaaaatggccatctataaaaccagggagaggaggctggCTGATGGAGagtcctgtgactgtggggcctatttccaatcctgCATCTgttcacgcatccgggcagagttcctttgggcagtgtccacagactcccttgacgcctttgaggagcagtgggcgctgtccagggttctctgctcggtgtcgcCATCAGgctccctttgtttgaccctttgaccgcacgcCTGTTCCTGTTATTAGCTGTCCCTCAGAAtcacttggcttccaggtcctgtggatcccctgcttaggtggggggggagggggaaggaaccCTTTAGCAGaagcccacccacttcctggatcccaaatAGGACCAGAGTCCTGTACCCCAGTGCTCTGAGTCGGTCACAAAAGTTAGAATTGAAGAGTGGGAATTCATGATGTGTCATGCTAGGGAATAAACAAGAACtactgaaattaaaatatttgcagtaaatgcagaaaatattaaaaagaaaaaccactgccttgaaaaaaaactatttttaaattaaattcattttattttaaaaagattgtgTTCTCAAAACTAATAATTTGACATTTTAAGTCAGCAACATGATTACaaataattttgtgttttgaagtaTTGAGTGGTTACAGTCTTCTTATTTTTCTATAAAGAACTTGCTCTGAGCTCTTCTGGCTTTTTCAAGGCTTTCAAAAGTGAGGGCTCCTTTTGGCATTTCTAGCAAGGTGTTCTCTGTGTCAAGTATGTTCTCTGCTtcaccttaaaaaaaagaaaaaaaaaggatgagATATAAATGCATCTTTGCACTTTTATAAGaacaaaaaaacagttttcagagAAATTGCATATATTTTGTTTGAGGGCTTGAATAACTAAAGAATATTAGATATTTACTCAAATAATTATTATAACTGGGGCTGGTAGTACAACTTATttttaaggttgcccaacacttttcattataagaccctgttttcagttgcttagaaTTTTGCCAAGCATTTGGACTGAAATTCTCCATGCCAAGTGCCTGCCTTAGGCTAAATTTATTTGGAAAATTTCATTCATTTTCAATAACAAGGCTAAGGAAAAATGcttttttgcccatgttaaaaaattctggcaacgttttctttgagaagctttaGTGCCCCCATGTTTTGGAGCAAGGACATGAAATTTAGTAGATGTACTTTGTGTCAGGGATATGCTTTTCCCATCCCCAGGAAAATCctcccaaatttggccaaattataagcctttgaaaaacagcagtttgcacatgctcagcagagacATGCTAGAGTTTTTCAGCTAAATTTCTTTACAATTCTGTCCATATTGAACATGCTCCAGCCCGGGACTGAGTAGGATTTCCCTGCAATTATGGCTCTGTTCCACTGTGGGCCAGGCACCAAAACAGACAACAGGGATACTGTCTCTCCTGTACTCTCAATGgactcccaccccatcccgaCAGGCCAGGCTGAGTGGAGGAGTAAGCTGCTTGATCTGAATACAGAGGAGACTAGGATGAGACCTGTAGTGGGGAGTAAATTGGAAAATGGAACgaggtgaggggaggggagatctAACTGCAGGCTgatggcagggagtggggagtgaaACAGGGAGCCAATACATCACTGGGAGTAGACTGGGATGAAATAAAGACCTGGTGGCgggggaggaggactggctggcaAGGAGACGGAGACAAGAAGAGGAGTGAGGGAGCAGGGATAAAAACTGGTAGCAGAAGATAGGGGGAAGAAGATTGGGAACCAACACAAGGAGTGGCAGACTGGAAGAGGATGAGGAGCTACtgtgggggacagactggctgggcaaggagaagaGTTGGGTGGGAAACAGTCTGAACAAGGAGCTAGGGAGGGAGATGGATTGGtaggcacttggggcaggaaaAGTGggaagtggggttggggatggagACTGGCCAGTCAAGTAAAATGTGGATAGGGAGATAGAGGGGACTGAGCAAGGAGATAGGAACTGGAACGAAAAGAGTCCAGAGGCTGAGAACTGGACATGCTGGGCAATGaggctgggatgagaagcctgaggagtggagacaggGACAGGAgccagaggtggggaagagagagagagctttgacTGGGACAAATTGGAAGGAACAGGGCAGAAGAATCTGTTCCCATTGAGAATGCTCttctccagaacctggaatggatATCAAGGTTCCAAAGTGTCTGCAATCAGCGAACACAATGAAACTCACTGGCAATGTGTCCTGTACCCCTCTAGGGCAATTCCACATAAAGGGTGATAACCTATCACTGCTTGCATTTACTCAGCTAGCTCAAGTGACAGATGTCTGGGCAGTAGGTCTAAAGGTTCCAGTCTGGCTGATGACCCATGTAGGTGTCAGTGATGCCACAttatggaatttctgttttcagtttgcttttttaaaaatctaggaagTTACACACAAAACACTATGTTAGAAAGAACATGAAGATTTCAAAATCAAGTgctcaaaagttaaaaaaatactaGAATTAAGGAACCTTAATTCAGCTCCCATGTGCCtaacacagtctttaattaactATCATACTATTTTTTCCGCACAGaccactgcctcattcagtacacaaGATGGACAATGCTCAGTTAAAGAaaagctatttaatattttgtttacttatttactgcacattatTTACTGCTCTAAAGACAAAACTATTGATTCTGTGTTGGTGAACATGTATGACTGTGTCATAATTTATATGTACAAGGGGGTCAAATTAAGGTTGAataggcaatcttaattctgtttttttcctaacttttgagtgtttgactttggaACTTTAACAATGtccttttaacatagttttgtgtGCAATTACACATATGCTCAATGCTGTataaattttgaaaataaatctttatagctgagtattttgtattttatattttccatTAGAGGTTATTGCACCTGCCTCATCTGTGCTTTACAGAAAGTTATCTGGACTGATCATTAAATTGATTCAAGGGCTGCATATTCTAAGGACAAGTCATATTCTGAATCCAGGTCTAAATATATACTAATAGCTCCTCATTGTCCTTTTTCTATAGTGTAGAAAAAGAGACCAACCATATGCAATGTTACTTTCAATTTATTACTTTTGATAGGCTCTATCATCAGGTATTTCTCTAGGATGCACATGATTAAGACTAACTTACTGGGGATTCTTACttacttacaaaaagaaaaggagtactagtggcaccttaaagactgcatccgatgaagtgagctgtagctcacaaaagcttatgctcaaataaatttgttagtctctaaggtgccactagtattccttttcttttgcgaatacagactaacacggctgctactctgaaaccttacttacTTACATTCATACAAAGGATGACTTTTattaaatttcaaaacagaaaCTGGAGAGAACTAACTAAACCTGTCACTTCTTCTAAAATTGTTAGTATTAGTCCATTTGTATTTACATTccaattaatattaattatgatTTTTCTCTTGATTTTCTCAAATTTTGTATTTACTTAAGACTACCTGAATTGGTGGTGAAGGCTATTAGGATGGATTCTCTCTGCCGGGGAAGCTCAGACAGAAGGAAACAATTCTGACTTTAAGAGAGACAgaaaggaggggagggatagctcagtgatttgagcacaacgtagggttgtgagttcaatccttgagagggccatttagggatctggggcaaaaaattggggattggtcctgctttgagcagggggttggactagatgacttcctgagggtcccttccaaccctgatatcctgtGAAAGGAGAGTGAAGTAATGAGCTTAGGCACTTGCCCATAAGAcaaaaagagctacaaaagggaCTGGCATGGCACATTGTGGTCAGGAACAAGATAGTCCAAAGGGTGCTTGGCTTGGTTACAAGTCTCAACAACTTCCAGATACATACCCTTCATCCTTTGCAAAAGTGTTCCATAACCCATATCATACTGGTAGGCAAGTATAAAGCTTAAGGGAACCACTGGAAGGAACAGTCCTGGTTTCTTGTTTTTTATTGCTctgttcataaaaaaaaaaaaagggggggggggaaacaataaGTTTTGTAAGATCAGCAGCAGCCTAAAAGCTTCATTAATCAAACAGAAGGTATTTAGCTACTCTAGAGACAGAGCCAAATATGTTTCATAAGACTACTAACCTGTTTTATGCACATTTTAAGGAACATTTATTtaaccaaacaaaccaaacattGAAATGAAAGACATTTCTTGTGCTCCAGAAAAGTTTAAAGTGCTACGAACTACTGGTTCAGCATGTGTGTGTTTCGGAACAAAAAGAGTCTGATGTTTACAATATATGCTATTTATTACAAACCAAAATgcatatatattttgttttacagtagTATGTACATAATcgttacagggctagctgcatcTCTGATCCCTTTTTCTCGTCTCTTGAGGGCTCCCGCTCAGGCCTTACCTCTCTCAAGGTGGAATCCTATGATTCTCATTGACTCGGTTCTGGGGCTTCCGTGCCCTGTGTATTGACTGCGTttacccagcaggtctgactaGATAGGGGTAGCTGGAGTTCTTCCCTTCAGGAACTTGTGACCAGGGGTGAATAAAGTGACccaaaacagccttcttaaaatgAAAGTACTGTTTAATCTGAACAGTAGGAACAGAGCATAACTTAAGAGGTCTATCCTACCTTAGACTCCTAACCTCTGAATTTTGGGTTTACCTTAGCTCTCAAAAACCTGTGGGTCTCCCCCTTTTTGAGATGGCATGAATCTTAATCCCTACTGGCTGCCTTGAACTTCCCTCCACACAAGGACAGAATCATTCCTGGGAAAACCTGTCTGGCAGGCCTAGCAAGAGGTCAAGCAGAGCATCAAAATTAATTACTCTTGTTTTGTCTCAAGTGTTTGCTGGGACGTGTACCTATGGTTCCACTTCCCTCTCATTTCCTGCGAACATTTCCTGACAAGCCCACTATTGAATTAACTCAATATATGCATACAGTAGATATCACAATAGCCTGTCAAGATAAAGTAAACCCCCTTACAAACAAAACTTACAGAAATACAGCATTCACAAATTACTAGACAGCTCCAGATCCACCACACATGTAGTATATAAGACATGGTGTACATTAAATATATACCTTACACACAGTTACTTCCTATGTTttacctttattattattattatttattattattaaagtgaAGTATAAAAAAAGGTTTCTGGAATTTCCCTTAAGCTCATCTTCATGCAGTGGTATAGCTTTGCTAACAACAGGCTTTTTGTATACAATTTGAGTGAGTTTCTTGATTTAATTTCTAAAACTTTAGAGTTTTTTGAGAATTTATATACATTGTTCAGTGACTTATATTTTTCAGTCATCCAGAGAATCTCGGTGGGGCTGTTTGTCAATAGACAGTCATCTTATTAAGTCATAGTACAGGAAAGAAAGTGGCACAAACTTTGTAAATAATGGTTTTATGCTGAATTTGACAGAGGAGCCTACCTACAGAGTCAAGTGCAAAATACCAACATGGGTCCATtttacaaagtcacttttgagtttaaaaatgaaaaaaatgttaatcTCCCTTGTGCCAGGATGGAAAAAAAAGTTCTGACTATATGCAGAATATTTATTGCTCATAATATTGAGATGATACTTTTGATGACAGAGGAGGTAAAACAGTACAGGAAGGGAGAGTGATATACAATTAGTACAAAAGCTGTTCATCAGCAGTCCTAAATTC is part of the Caretta caretta isolate rCarCar2 chromosome 5, rCarCar1.hap1, whole genome shotgun sequence genome and harbors:
- the PLGRKT gene encoding plasminogen receptor (KT) isoform X2, producing the protein MLLERQLLMQNQMRERQMAMQIAWTREFLKYFGIFFGLAAVGLTTGAIKNKKPGLFLPVVPLSFILAYQYDMGYGTLLQRMKGEAENILDTENTLLEMPKGALTFESLEKARRAQSKFFIEK
- the PLGRKT gene encoding plasminogen receptor (KT) isoform X1, producing the protein MGFIFSKSMNENLKSQQEFMLMNSRLQLERQLLMQNQMRERQMAMQIAWTREFLKYFGIFFGLAAVGLTTGAIKNKKPGLFLPVVPLSFILAYQYDMGYGTLLQRMKGEAENILDTENTLLEMPKGALTFESLEKARRAQSKFFIEK